A genomic stretch from Qipengyuania pelagi includes:
- a CDS encoding sensor histidine kinase, which translates to MAVLPIQPTPFFADKNRAFWLLQSAGWGGAFLLRAITGLVGGQDWSFLVNVAIEAVTGFSISLVLSVIYQRLISVRPLVTWASTVLVLLVGVAIFTFIIAWVTSLTRASFDGDFVALYIGFLIWPLALLGAWSALYFAINYFLQIEEQADRLERLEMQATSAQLAMLRYQLNPHFLFNTLNSISTLVLLKQTAPANAMLTRLSSFLRHTLVTEPGGKVTVEQEVEMLKLYLDIERMRFEDRLQTEFRLEPGAGDACIPSMLLQPLVENAIKYGVSPQEEGAMISVVAQIVGSRLRVTITDTGPGIHHNVRGDSGRGDPDRADGGIPTGMLDRSRRTTSTGVGLANIRDRLAQAYGEDHRFEIRSPDSGGFAVMIEIPFESAEDTAASPSSTPQARQAVSPSRLAALPSEKASPA; encoded by the coding sequence ATGGCCGTCCTGCCCATCCAGCCGACCCCGTTCTTCGCGGACAAGAACCGCGCGTTCTGGTTGCTCCAGAGCGCGGGCTGGGGCGGCGCCTTCCTGCTGCGCGCGATCACGGGCCTGGTCGGCGGGCAGGACTGGAGCTTCCTCGTCAATGTCGCGATCGAGGCGGTGACGGGCTTTTCGATCAGCCTGGTCCTGTCGGTCATCTACCAGCGGTTGATCTCGGTCCGACCTTTGGTCACCTGGGCCTCGACCGTTCTGGTCCTGCTGGTGGGCGTCGCCATCTTCACCTTCATCATCGCCTGGGTCACCAGCCTGACGCGCGCGAGCTTCGATGGCGATTTCGTCGCGCTCTATATCGGCTTCCTGATCTGGCCGCTGGCGCTCCTGGGCGCATGGTCGGCGCTCTATTTCGCGATCAACTACTTCCTTCAGATCGAGGAGCAGGCCGACCGCTTGGAGCGGCTGGAAATGCAGGCCACCAGCGCGCAGCTGGCGATGCTGCGCTATCAGTTGAACCCGCATTTCCTGTTCAACACATTGAATTCGATCAGCACGCTGGTGCTGTTGAAACAGACCGCGCCCGCCAATGCGATGCTGACGCGCCTGTCCAGCTTCCTGCGCCACACGCTCGTCACCGAACCGGGAGGGAAGGTGACGGTGGAACAGGAGGTGGAGATGCTGAAGCTCTATCTCGACATCGAGCGGATGCGGTTCGAGGATCGGTTGCAGACCGAGTTCCGGCTGGAACCGGGCGCGGGCGATGCCTGTATCCCCTCCATGCTGCTGCAACCGCTGGTCGAAAACGCGATCAAATACGGCGTCTCCCCGCAGGAGGAAGGCGCGATGATCTCCGTGGTGGCGCAGATCGTGGGCAGCCGTCTGCGCGTGACCATCACCGATACCGGGCCCGGCATCCATCACAATGTCCGCGGCGATTCTGGGCGCGGCGATCCGGACCGCGCGGATGGCGGCATTCCGACAGGGATGCTCGACCGGTCGCGCCGCACCACCTCCACCGGCGTCGGCCTCGCCAATATCCGCGACCGGCTGGCGCAGGCCTATGGCGAGGATCACCGGTTCGAAATCCGCTCACCCGATAGCGGCGGCTTTGCCGTCATGATCGAAATTCCCTTCGAATCCGCCGAAGACACGGCGGCTTCCCCCTCTTCCAC
- a CDS encoding HD domain-containing protein — protein MDVSEQVPHAMAERAKFREMKEGTKEDWAIIGGEYRAFAKGLPDRVLDHLKLLDGDFGGFPVCRLEHSLQTATRAHRDGRDESYVVMALLHDIGDTLGSYNHPEVAASILKPFVSEELHWICQNHGAFQGYYYFHHLGMDKNARDAFRDNPHFEACREFCEKYDQAAFDPDYESEPLEFFEPMVRRVMAKPLASLYAKAIAEE, from the coding sequence ATGGATGTGAGCGAACAGGTGCCCCACGCGATGGCGGAACGGGCCAAATTCCGCGAAATGAAGGAAGGCACCAAGGAGGACTGGGCGATCATCGGCGGCGAATATCGCGCCTTCGCCAAGGGATTGCCCGACCGCGTGCTCGATCATCTGAAACTGCTCGACGGGGATTTCGGCGGGTTTCCGGTCTGCCGCCTCGAACATTCGCTCCAGACCGCGACCCGCGCCCATCGCGACGGGCGGGACGAAAGCTATGTCGTCATGGCGCTGCTGCACGATATCGGCGATACTCTGGGAAGCTACAACCACCCCGAAGTCGCCGCCTCGATCCTCAAGCCCTTCGTCAGCGAGGAATTGCACTGGATCTGCCAGAACCACGGCGCATTCCAGGGCTATTACTATTTCCATCATCTCGGGATGGACAAGAACGCGCGCGATGCGTTCCGCGACAATCCGCATTTCGAAGCGTGCCGCGAATTCTGCGAGAAATACGATCAGGCGGCGTTCGATCCCGATTACGAGAGCGAGCCCCTCGAGTTCTTCGAACCGATGGTGCGCCGCGTGATGGCGAAGCCGCTGGCGTCGCTATACGCCAAGGCGATCGCGGAGGAATAA
- a CDS encoding DsbA family protein → MRQYFLTALIALVAGFAGAAVWSFTGLGHAQTRQYLVSNPDILPEMAEAFQAGQAQERLAGVREEVVAPFPGAVLGNPNGSRTLVKFTDYGCTYCKASEPDIARLIADDPQVKVVVREWPIFDGSEEAARMALAAAMQSKYPAFYKAMFALGPPTPATVEAAAKTAALDLDRARADAASDRVSAELARNMALARELGFSGTPSWVAGGRVLEGAVGYDALADALADESGSAATS, encoded by the coding sequence ATGCGGCAGTATTTCCTGACGGCGCTGATCGCGCTGGTCGCTGGCTTTGCCGGGGCGGCTGTGTGGTCGTTTACCGGACTGGGCCATGCGCAGACGCGCCAGTATCTCGTATCCAATCCCGATATCCTTCCCGAAATGGCGGAAGCCTTCCAGGCGGGGCAGGCGCAGGAGCGGCTGGCGGGGGTCCGGGAAGAGGTGGTCGCGCCGTTCCCCGGTGCCGTGCTCGGCAATCCCAATGGGTCGCGCACGCTGGTCAAATTCACCGATTACGGTTGCACCTATTGCAAGGCCAGCGAGCCCGACATCGCCCGCCTGATCGCCGACGATCCGCAAGTGAAGGTTGTGGTGCGCGAATGGCCGATCTTCGATGGGAGCGAGGAGGCGGCGCGCATGGCGCTGGCCGCGGCGATGCAGAGCAAATATCCCGCCTTCTACAAAGCGATGTTCGCGCTCGGCCCGCCAACCCCGGCCACGGTCGAGGCAGCGGCCAAGACCGCTGCGCTGGATCTCGACCGCGCCCGCGCCGATGCTGCGAGCGACCGGGTGAGCGCGGAACTCGCCCGCAACATGGCCCTGGCGCGCGAGCTGGGCTTTTCCGGCACGCCGAGCTGGGTCGCGGGTGGCCGCGTGCTGGAAGGCGCGGTCGGGTATGACGCGCTGGCCGATGCGCTTGCAGATGAAAGCGGTTCGGCGGCAACCAGCTGA
- a CDS encoding M48 family metalloprotease yields MRALSFLLAFVALTLASAQPVAAQSILRDAETEAFLRDISEPLVEAAGLEPGNVDIVLINDPSVNAFVAGGQAVYIHSGLIEAADSANEVQGVIAHELGHITGGHVVRFGEGMKAASGITLLSLLAGIGAALAGAGDAAMAAMMMGQRAAMGQFLAFTRVQESSADMAGAQYLADAGITGRGSLSFFGKLQNREYRYGYSQSDDAAFTRTHPLSGDRISALRGVYEKDPAWDAPLNPEWESEFARVKAKLKGYIAEPRYTFRDYPQTDQTVPARYARAYAYHKTAQVDRALAETDSLLAVDPDDPYFLELKGQVLLESGRPEEALAPLRKATELTLSDPLISSMFGHALIATEDKSHFEEAEQVLRASVTRDRYNPFAWYQLGMVYAAQGDLPRARLASAEQQVMSRQYAMALRSAQAAEAGLPDGSPDWLRAQDVGMQARALLEQQMDKR; encoded by the coding sequence ATGCGCGCTCTTTCCTTCCTGCTCGCCTTCGTCGCTCTCACGCTTGCGAGCGCCCAGCCGGTCGCCGCCCAGTCGATCCTGCGCGATGCGGAGACCGAGGCGTTCCTGCGCGACATTTCGGAACCGCTGGTCGAGGCGGCGGGGCTGGAGCCCGGAAACGTCGACATCGTCCTCATCAACGATCCCAGCGTCAACGCCTTCGTGGCGGGGGGGCAGGCAGTCTATATCCATTCCGGCCTGATCGAGGCGGCGGACAGCGCCAACGAGGTCCAGGGCGTGATCGCGCACGAATTGGGCCATATTACCGGCGGCCATGTCGTCCGCTTCGGCGAGGGGATGAAGGCGGCGAGCGGGATCACCCTGCTCTCGCTGCTCGCCGGGATCGGCGCCGCGCTCGCCGGGGCCGGGGATGCAGCGATGGCGGCCATGATGATGGGGCAGCGCGCCGCGATGGGCCAGTTCCTCGCCTTCACCCGCGTCCAGGAAAGCAGCGCCGACATGGCGGGCGCGCAATATCTTGCGGATGCGGGGATCACCGGGCGCGGATCGCTGAGCTTCTTCGGCAAATTGCAGAACCGCGAATATCGCTATGGCTACAGCCAGTCCGACGATGCTGCCTTCACGCGCACCCACCCGCTATCGGGCGATCGCATTTCGGCTCTGCGCGGCGTCTATGAAAAGGACCCCGCCTGGGACGCGCCGCTGAACCCGGAATGGGAGAGCGAATTCGCGCGCGTGAAGGCCAAGCTCAAGGGCTATATCGCCGAACCGCGCTACACCTTCCGCGATTATCCGCAGACCGACCAGACCGTGCCCGCGCGCTATGCCCGCGCCTACGCCTATCACAAGACCGCGCAGGTCGATCGCGCGCTGGCCGAAACGGATTCGCTGCTCGCCGTCGACCCCGACGACCCGTATTTCCTCGAATTGAAGGGCCAGGTCCTGCTCGAATCCGGGCGGCCGGAAGAAGCGCTCGCGCCGCTGCGCAAGGCGACCGAACTGACGCTCTCCGATCCGCTGATTTCCTCGATGTTCGGCCACGCTCTGATCGCAACCGAGGATAAGAGCCATTTCGAAGAGGCGGAACAGGTGCTGCGCGCATCGGTCACGCGCGATCGCTACAACCCCTTCGCCTGGTATCAGCTGGGCATGGTCTATGCCGCGCAGGGCGATCTGCCGCGCGCCCGCCTCGCCAGCGCGGAACAGCAGGTGATGAGCCGGCAATACGCGATGGCGCTGCGCAGCGCGCAGGCGGCGGAGGCGGGCCTTCCCGACGGGTCGCCCGATTGGCTGCGGGCGCAGGATGTGGGAATGCAGGCACGCGCCCTGCTGGAACAGCAGATGGACAAGCGCTGA